One Nicotiana tomentosiformis chromosome 4, ASM39032v3, whole genome shotgun sequence genomic window carries:
- the LOC104108952 gene encoding uncharacterized protein isoform X1: MVELKANWLKKAVIPSTLIDHPSPGNLQSTRLALHVNDDNNSSCWVYVASGCHIYRLLIPMKSSLINLGKGDLLIPEQCEVLEASVVNHCPHRSEIQSIALAETESTGCLTLGSVDSYGHLIVSRLDASGKDVNRLTYSVSPRDCGVGEGSWAGLCFNPTQWSMAAVAHSFSKTIDVYDQDIHLRTLRTLSYPSSLMFMQSFSGGGESSVLAIAEGCQLSIWDLRMKENGGCVRRICGSVGDILYALCNSSKGTIATGGADRTVTVYDPRRWSAISRWLNCSKYEITGLAFSSVDPEYVYVQGVDYEVLCGRWRESKKVFSYRGDSNWLGFSKCSDRDVLGGWCDSGSIFVADIRGVNEENGLHLPSDLDVSAETTF; this comes from the exons aTGGTGGAGTTGAAAGCAAATTGGTTGAAGAAAGCAGTGATTCCTTCCACTCTTATTGATCATCCTTCCCCTGGCAATCTCCAGTCTACTCGTCTTGCCCTTCAT GTGAATGATGATAACAATTCTTCTTGTTGGGTCTATGTTGCTTCTGGTTGCCATATTTACAGACTTCTT ATTCCAATGAAAAGTTCACTGATCAACCTAGGAAAGGGGGACCTCCTAATTCCTGAACAATGTGAG GTTCTAGAGGCCTCAGTGGTTAATCACTGCCCCCATCGGTCAGAAATCCAAAGCATAGCGCTAGCTGAAACTGAAA GCACTGGTTGCTTAACACTGGGAAGCGTGGATTCTTATGGTCACCTTATTGTCTCAAGATTAGATGCCAGTGGTAAAG ATGTCAACAGGCTTACATATTCTGTCTCTCCTCGAGATTGTGGTGTTGGAGAAGGTAGCTGGGCAGGCCTTTGCTTCAACCCTACTCAATGGTCCATG GCAGCTGTGGCTCACAGTTTCTCCAAAACCATAGATGTTTATGACCAAGATATTCATCTCCGCACTTTACGTAC ATTGTCGTATCCATCATCACTTATGTTCATGCAAAGTTTTTCTGGAGGGGGTGAAAGTTCCGTATTAGCAATTGCAGAAGGTTGCCAG CTGTCAATATGGGacttgagaatgaaagaaaacggTGGTTGCGTGCGTCGAATCTGTGGATCAGTAGGAGATATCTTGTATGCACTCTGTAATTCTTCAAAAGGTACTATTGCAACTGGTGGAGCTGATCGCACTGTGACCGTCTATGATCCTCGAAG GTGGTCAGCCATCTCAAGATGGCTAAACTGCTCTAAATATGAG ATAACTGGACTTGCTTTCTCTTCCGTCGATCCTGAATACGTCTATGTGCAAGGAGTTGACTATGAG GTCCTCTGTGGACGATGGCGAGAAAGCAAGAAAGTATTTTCATACCGAGGAGATTCTAATTGGCTTGGATTTAGCAAG TGTTCAGACAGAGATGTCTTGGGGGGTTGGTGCGACTCAGGTAGTATATTTGTGGCTGATATCCGTGGAGTAAATGAAGAGAACGGATTACACCTGCCAAGTGACTTAGATGTCTCTGCTGAAACAACCTTCTGA
- the LOC104108951 gene encoding sugar transport protein 12-like, translated as MAGGNFAFAGGGGINPDEYTGKLTWYVKWTCIMAAMGGLIFGYDIGISGGVTSMAPFLQRFFMSVYRKEALNTSTNQYCKFDSQLLTLFTSSLYVAALFASIAASHVSKKYGRIRSMILGGLFFLSGAVLNAAAIHISMLILGRILLGIGVGFANQSVPIYLSEIAPPNYRGTFNVLFQLSITVGILIANLVNFGTDKISGGWGWRVSLGGAAVPALVILFSSMFLSDSPSSLIDRGMEKEAKQLLRKIRGVDYPEAEVLREMGAAVLLEKIKAVKSVEADQELIKEIREVINVEAEFNDLLMASEASKKVEGPWTNLVFVRKYRPQLILSILIPSFQQLTGINVVMFYAPVLFQTLGFKSNVSLISAVITGLVNLLATFFSVYGTDKFGRRKLFFYGGIFMCLFQTALAALIGAKFGTTGNSGVLPHWYAALVVLCICVFVANFAYSWGPLGWLVPSEISPLEVRSAAQCVTVSMNMFFTFLVAQIFLKMLCGMKFGLFIFFAAFVFIMTMFIYLYVPETKNIPIEEMSQIWREHWFWKKFVDEDGESKPQGNGTKLRMEVV; from the coding sequence ATGGCTGGTGGAAACTTTGCTTTTGCCGGTGGCGGCGGCATTAATCCGGATGAGTACACAGGGAAGCTAACGTGGTACGTGAAATGGACTTGTATTATGGCAGCCATGGGTGGTTTGATCTTTGGGTACGACATTGGAATTTCAGGTGGAGTTACTTCTATGGCTCCTTTTCTCCAACGTTTCTTCATGTCTGTTTACCGAAAAGAGGCACTGAACACCTCGACCAACCAATACTGCAAGTTCGACAGCCAGTTGTTAACCCTTTTCACATCTTCTCTCTATGTGGCTGCCCTTTTTGCGTCCATTGCTGCTTCTCATGTTAGTAAAAAATATGGCAGAATACGTAGTATGATCCTTGGAGGTCTCTTTTTCTTATCAGGCGCCGTCCTCAACGCTGCTGCTATCCACATTAGCATGCTCATCTTGGGTCGTATCCTTTTAGGGATTGGTGTCGGATTTGCTAATCAGTCTGTCCCTATTTATTTGTCCGAGATTGCTCCACCCAATTACAGAGGTACTTTCAATGTCTTATTCCAATTGTCCATCACGGTCGGGATTCTGATAGCGAATTTAGTGAATTTTGGAACGGACAAGATTTCTGGTGGTTGGGGTTGGAGGGTTAGCTTAGGAGGTGCAGCCGTGCCAGCATTAGTCATCTTGTTTTCGTCAATGTTTCTTTCTGATAGTCCGAGTTCTTTGATCGATAGGGGAATGGAAAAGGAGGCCAAACAATTGTTAAGAAAGATAAGAGGAGTTGATTATCCTGAAGCAGAGGTGTTGCGTGAAATGGGCGCCGCGGTGTTGCTTGAAAAGATCAAAGCAGTTAAGAGTGTTGAAGCAGATCAGGAGTTAATTAAAGAGATCAGAGAAGTTATTAATGTCGAAGCTGAATTTAATGACCTTTTGATGGCGAGTGAAGCATCCAAGAAAGTAGAAGGGCCATGGACCAACCTTGTATTCGTTCGAAAGTACAGACCACAGTTGATATTGTCAATTTTGATTCCATCATTCCAGCAACTCACAGGAATTAATGTGGTCATGTTCTATGCTCCTGTACTTTTCCAAACATTAGGATTCAAGAGCAATGTTTCGCTTATCTCCGCTGTCATCACTGGGCTTGTCAACTTGCTCGCGACTTTTTTTTCAGTCTATGGAACCGATAAGTTTGGCAGGAGAAAATTGTTCTTTTACGGTGGCATCTTCATGTGTTTATTCCAAACTGCACTGGCAGCTCTTATTGGGGCAAAATTTGGAACAACAGGGAATTCCGGAGTTTTACCTCATTGGTACGCAGCTTTAGTGGTTTTATGCATATGTGTATTCGTGGCTAACTTTGCATATTCATGGGGTCCGTTAGGATGGTTGGTTCCGAGTGAGATATCTCCATTGGAAGTTCGATCTGCAGCACAATGCGTTACTGTGTCCATGAACATGTTTTTTACGTTTCTAGTGGCTCAAATTTTCTTGAAGATGCTTTGTGGGATGAAGTTTGGTTTATTCATATTCTTTGCGGCCTTTGTGTTTATAATGACTATGTTTATCTACTTGTACGTGCCCGAAACCAAGAACATACCTATTGAAGAGATGTCACAAATTTGGAGAGAGCATTGGTTCTGGAAGAAGTTCGTAGATGAAGATGGAGAATCAAAGCCACAAGGGAATGGAACAAAGCTTAGAATGGAAGTAGTCTGA
- the LOC104108952 gene encoding uncharacterized protein isoform X2 — MVELKANWLKKAVIPSTLIDHPSPGNLQSTRLALHVNDDNNSSCWVYVASGCHIYRLLIPMKSSLINLGKGDLLIPEQCEVLEASVVNHCPHRSEIQSIALAETESTGCLTLGSVDSYGHLIVSRLDASGKDVNRLTYSVSPRDCGVGEGSWAGLCFNPTQWSMAAVAHSFSKTIDVYDQDIHLRTLRTLSYPSSLMFMQSFSGGGESSVLAIAEGCQLSIWDLRMKENGGCVRRICGSVGDILYALCNSSKGTIATGGADRTVTVYDPRRWSAISRWLNCSKYEVLCGRWRESKKVFSYRGDSNWLGFSKCSDRDVLGGWCDSGSIFVADIRGVNEENGLHLPSDLDVSAETTF, encoded by the exons aTGGTGGAGTTGAAAGCAAATTGGTTGAAGAAAGCAGTGATTCCTTCCACTCTTATTGATCATCCTTCCCCTGGCAATCTCCAGTCTACTCGTCTTGCCCTTCAT GTGAATGATGATAACAATTCTTCTTGTTGGGTCTATGTTGCTTCTGGTTGCCATATTTACAGACTTCTT ATTCCAATGAAAAGTTCACTGATCAACCTAGGAAAGGGGGACCTCCTAATTCCTGAACAATGTGAG GTTCTAGAGGCCTCAGTGGTTAATCACTGCCCCCATCGGTCAGAAATCCAAAGCATAGCGCTAGCTGAAACTGAAA GCACTGGTTGCTTAACACTGGGAAGCGTGGATTCTTATGGTCACCTTATTGTCTCAAGATTAGATGCCAGTGGTAAAG ATGTCAACAGGCTTACATATTCTGTCTCTCCTCGAGATTGTGGTGTTGGAGAAGGTAGCTGGGCAGGCCTTTGCTTCAACCCTACTCAATGGTCCATG GCAGCTGTGGCTCACAGTTTCTCCAAAACCATAGATGTTTATGACCAAGATATTCATCTCCGCACTTTACGTAC ATTGTCGTATCCATCATCACTTATGTTCATGCAAAGTTTTTCTGGAGGGGGTGAAAGTTCCGTATTAGCAATTGCAGAAGGTTGCCAG CTGTCAATATGGGacttgagaatgaaagaaaacggTGGTTGCGTGCGTCGAATCTGTGGATCAGTAGGAGATATCTTGTATGCACTCTGTAATTCTTCAAAAGGTACTATTGCAACTGGTGGAGCTGATCGCACTGTGACCGTCTATGATCCTCGAAG GTGGTCAGCCATCTCAAGATGGCTAAACTGCTCTAAATATGAG GTCCTCTGTGGACGATGGCGAGAAAGCAAGAAAGTATTTTCATACCGAGGAGATTCTAATTGGCTTGGATTTAGCAAG TGTTCAGACAGAGATGTCTTGGGGGGTTGGTGCGACTCAGGTAGTATATTTGTGGCTGATATCCGTGGAGTAAATGAAGAGAACGGATTACACCTGCCAAGTGACTTAGATGTCTCTGCTGAAACAACCTTCTGA